The following proteins come from a genomic window of Pirellula staleyi DSM 6068:
- a CDS encoding EAL domain-containing protein, whose translation MRTKMLSATQTLTPWLQRSDSSGQVEQIPLEQFPFTVGRNESCDYQILSSKVSREHAEILFDGSQFRVRDLKSTNGTVLNGQKIDETVLHDGDLLVIADVEFSFHSKGDEATRKTVTQPMDSCETMSDGVDDAAILLVKAVRAQQEMLLHRAARNRFQPIVDLRDGITVGYEAIRRPQLAGLEPTTAERLLQSTDCRLTERAQQLHRLLAAEQAATMPGAQWLLLNLQPAEVGADALPLSLASLTSVSGGKRVVAEIPDSAVVDIPYFRHFVDRLRALGLGVAYVGFAGGQHQIKSQKDFAPDFIKLSPSLARGVDRSSERQRQIKALVEAAGEIGAQLVAAGVHSDNEAQTCRSLGCRYAQGDHYGRPTTIEWPIPGVGLPT comes from the coding sequence ATGCGCACAAAGATGCTTTCCGCGACGCAAACGCTCACTCCGTGGCTTCAGCGGAGCGACTCCTCGGGGCAGGTGGAACAGATCCCTCTCGAGCAGTTTCCGTTCACGGTGGGACGGAACGAATCGTGCGACTATCAGATCTTGTCGTCGAAAGTATCACGCGAGCATGCCGAGATTTTGTTCGACGGCTCGCAGTTTCGCGTCCGCGATCTGAAGAGTACCAACGGTACCGTTTTGAACGGTCAGAAGATCGACGAAACGGTGCTGCACGATGGCGATTTGTTGGTGATAGCGGATGTCGAGTTTAGCTTTCATTCCAAGGGAGATGAGGCGACTCGAAAAACCGTAACGCAGCCGATGGATTCCTGTGAAACGATGTCGGATGGTGTCGATGATGCGGCTATTTTGCTCGTGAAAGCGGTACGAGCGCAGCAGGAGATGCTGCTGCATCGCGCGGCACGGAATCGTTTTCAGCCAATCGTCGACTTACGCGATGGAATCACTGTTGGGTATGAAGCGATCCGCCGGCCGCAACTCGCGGGACTCGAGCCCACCACTGCCGAGCGTCTGTTGCAATCGACCGATTGTCGACTCACCGAGCGAGCCCAACAGCTGCACCGTTTACTCGCAGCTGAACAAGCCGCCACGATGCCCGGCGCGCAGTGGTTGCTGCTGAATCTGCAGCCTGCCGAAGTGGGAGCCGATGCGTTGCCGCTGTCTCTTGCTTCGCTCACGTCGGTGAGTGGTGGCAAGCGTGTTGTGGCAGAAATTCCCGATTCAGCGGTGGTTGATATTCCGTACTTTCGCCACTTTGTCGATCGTCTTCGTGCACTCGGATTAGGAGTTGCTTACGTCGGTTTTGCAGGGGGCCAGCATCAGATCAAAAGTCAAAAGGACTTCGCTCCTGACTTTATCAAGCTCTCGCCATCGCTGGCGCGAGGCGTTGATCGCAGCAGCGAACGTCAGCGTCAGATCAAAGCGCTTGTGGAAGCTGCGGGGGAGATCGGCGCGCAACTGGTGGCGGCTGGTGTGCATAGTGATAACGAAGCACAAACCTGTCGTTCGCTCGGCTGTCGTTATGCTCAGGGAGATCATTACGGCCGGCCGACGACAATTGAATGGCCCATCCCTGGCGTTGGGCTTCCTACCTAA
- a CDS encoding putative sugar nucleotidyl transferase, with translation MQLVLFEDEFVPKLYPITVGRPAFATTVGSYRLIDWMSFLAQDVGAKIRAVVRPHLTTILHIDYPQLAAVPSPGDLPVLLVNARMVPSRTVCENLLALLKTGQSGLVRSGDALAAALITDPALLPPTSNDLKKFLDYLHSSVWAKLPTISGNFPLLDYPHDTVRHNLSIIDENLAHRLARGNFQEIATGVFAAEGATLGAYCVTDTSKGPVLLDQGATVGPYTLLRGPAYIGPKSRVLEHSAIKDAVSLGHTTKIGGEVEASIVEPYTNKQHHGFLGHSYLGSWINLGAGTCNSDLKNTYGMVKMEYRGEHVQTGMQFVGCMMGDYSKSAINTGIFTGKTVGACSMVYGFVTTNVPSFVNYARLFGQVTELPPDVMIATQQRMFQRRSVSQRPCDSQLIHDMYELTRHERQLAGEPLSL, from the coding sequence ATGCAACTCGTACTGTTCGAGGATGAGTTCGTACCCAAACTCTATCCCATCACGGTTGGTCGTCCTGCCTTTGCAACGACGGTGGGAAGCTATCGCCTGATCGACTGGATGTCGTTTCTTGCGCAAGATGTTGGCGCGAAGATTCGAGCTGTCGTACGACCTCATCTTACGACGATCTTACACATCGATTATCCACAGCTAGCTGCAGTCCCATCACCGGGCGATCTTCCTGTGCTCCTCGTCAATGCACGGATGGTCCCTTCACGAACGGTGTGCGAGAATCTCCTAGCGCTGCTAAAAACGGGTCAGTCGGGACTCGTGCGAAGTGGCGATGCGCTGGCAGCAGCGCTCATCACCGACCCGGCCCTCTTGCCCCCAACTAGCAACGATCTGAAGAAGTTTCTCGACTATCTCCACTCGAGCGTTTGGGCCAAATTGCCAACGATTTCCGGCAATTTTCCGCTACTTGACTACCCTCACGACACGGTCCGTCACAATCTGTCGATCATCGACGAGAACCTCGCGCATCGACTTGCGCGCGGCAACTTCCAAGAGATTGCTACCGGTGTGTTTGCCGCTGAGGGGGCGACGCTCGGTGCCTACTGCGTAACCGATACGTCGAAAGGTCCGGTGCTGCTCGATCAAGGTGCCACCGTCGGGCCCTATACCTTGCTGCGCGGCCCAGCCTATATCGGACCCAAGTCACGTGTTCTCGAACACTCGGCCATCAAGGATGCTGTTTCGCTAGGACACACCACCAAGATCGGTGGCGAAGTCGAAGCGTCGATCGTCGAGCCTTACACCAACAAACAGCATCACGGATTTTTGGGACACAGCTATTTGGGAAGCTGGATCAATCTCGGTGCGGGAACATGCAACAGCGATCTCAAAAACACCTACGGCATGGTGAAGATGGAATATCGTGGCGAGCATGTACAAACCGGGATGCAGTTCGTTGGCTGCATGATGGGGGACTATAGCAAGAGTGCAATCAACACCGGCATCTTCACCGGCAAAACGGTGGGAGCTTGCTCGATGGTCTATGGCTTCGTGACGACGAATGTCCCCAGCTTTGTGAACTATGCTCGGCTGTTTGGTCAAGTGACCGAGCTTCCCCCCGATGTGATGATCGCCACGCAGCAGCGCATGTTTCAGCGGCGCAGTGTGAGCCAGCGCCCCTGCGACTCGCAGCTGATCCACGACATGTACGAGCTCACGCGGCACGAACGTCAGCTCGCGGGTGAACCGCTATCGCTCTAA
- a CDS encoding diguanylate cyclase, giving the protein MTHATAELSATSNSRPFSLLVVSPDRKLLRQLARFLDVFGYHTRQAADVNQAIAAAQCGPVDFLIADALTPVPPGTQLCKLVRAQARGGYTYSLLALADPTVQQVTEALEAGFDDFLARPIVFGELLARLRAGARVIEFERRLATQSGCDPVTKLPDRSLLAKFLAQPIPAPFTQRFLAILDLDSFSRVPRNAGAEASHLLLPIIAERLCSLAPSGSFVASLGDDHFAVTLDTTSEHDAIAAAQKMIDALAAETFTIGTSTVHLTTSCGLVEHRASQQSADATLEMAESSLDLAKSSGGNCVCTYREVDHDEEAWAELAAAGRLFETTLARDVMSPCPLLVHLDETLDQAQAMINLTRLSAAVVVDSEGRLAGLLTQDQLTALDPRPTGKPRGGSSTRLVRHLMTSDVPKFDERATLAELLEFFTGNSSPLAVIVSEKKPTGIVFCQALAALNERLTSSHFAPLQSITETSDYLLVPDLCHADTSC; this is encoded by the coding sequence ATGACGCACGCTACCGCAGAACTATCAGCGACCTCCAACTCCAGGCCGTTCTCACTGCTTGTGGTTTCGCCCGATCGCAAGTTGCTTCGTCAACTTGCGAGATTTCTCGACGTGTTTGGCTATCACACTCGCCAGGCAGCCGACGTGAATCAAGCGATTGCCGCAGCCCAGTGCGGACCTGTTGATTTTCTGATCGCCGATGCGCTCACTCCGGTTCCTCCCGGAACACAGCTCTGCAAACTGGTCCGAGCCCAGGCCCGAGGTGGCTATACCTACTCGCTCCTCGCGCTTGCCGATCCCACCGTACAGCAAGTGACTGAAGCACTCGAAGCTGGTTTCGACGACTTCCTCGCCCGGCCGATTGTGTTTGGCGAATTGCTCGCGCGTCTTCGCGCTGGAGCGCGGGTGATCGAGTTCGAACGCCGCTTAGCCACCCAATCGGGCTGCGATCCGGTCACGAAACTCCCCGATCGAAGCTTGCTCGCCAAGTTCCTCGCTCAGCCGATTCCGGCCCCGTTTACTCAGCGGTTCCTGGCTATCCTCGATCTCGATTCTTTCTCGCGAGTGCCGCGTAATGCTGGCGCGGAAGCGTCGCATCTGCTGCTTCCGATCATCGCCGAACGTCTCTGCTCGCTTGCCCCCAGCGGAAGTTTTGTAGCCTCGCTCGGCGACGATCATTTCGCGGTGACCCTCGATACCACGAGCGAACACGATGCGATCGCTGCTGCTCAGAAAATGATCGACGCGCTCGCTGCCGAAACGTTTACGATCGGCACCTCGACCGTGCATCTCACCACCAGCTGTGGGTTGGTCGAACATCGTGCGTCGCAGCAATCAGCCGATGCCACCCTCGAAATGGCCGAGAGTTCGCTCGATCTCGCCAAATCATCGGGTGGCAACTGTGTGTGCACCTATCGCGAGGTAGATCACGACGAAGAAGCTTGGGCCGAACTGGCTGCTGCTGGTCGCTTGTTTGAAACGACACTCGCTCGCGATGTGATGTCCCCCTGCCCCCTCCTGGTGCACCTCGACGAGACTCTCGATCAAGCGCAAGCGATGATCAATCTCACGCGGCTGTCGGCAGCTGTGGTGGTCGATTCGGAAGGTCGTCTCGCGGGACTATTAACCCAAGATCAACTCACGGCGCTCGATCCACGTCCTACTGGAAAACCACGAGGGGGGAGCAGCACGCGGCTCGTCCGCCATTTGATGACCAGCGATGTCCCCAAGTTCGACGAACGAGCGACGCTCGCCGAATTGCTCGAGTTTTTCACGGGAAATTCGAGCCCCTTGGCAGTGATCGTGAGCGAGAAGAAACCGACCGGCATTGTCTTTTGTCAGGCTCTCGCCGCTCTCAACGAGCGCCTAACCTCGTCTCATTTTGCTCCACTGCAATCGATCACTGAAACGAGCGACTATCTGCTCGTTCCCGATCTTTGCCATGCCGATACTTCTTGCTAG